Proteins encoded within one genomic window of Nonomuraea gerenzanensis:
- a CDS encoding ABC transporter permease, with amino-acid sequence MGVVGTWLAQRRAQRRAGAGGGARGRAGAGGRRRTARRHRLALGTLAVLGLAVVLVPLVAGLDQQLVDLRSAGLPPSPAHPFGTDEVGRDVLLRCVYGLRVSILVGLAAAVASVVIGGLVGLAAGAAGGLADRLLMRVVDGFNALPHLLFGIFVVALSAPGATAVVVSVAVTHWTSAARIVRSEVLSLRGRPFVDAAVSGGSGRWRIVARHFLPNLAPHLLLATVLMIPHAIWHETALSFLGLGLPPHLASLGNMINDGQRSLLAGDWWSSLFPGLLILVPTLAVSSLAQYVRDRANPRWRSELSL; translated from the coding sequence ATGGGCGTCGTGGGGACGTGGCTGGCCCAGCGGCGGGCCCAGCGGCGGGCTGGTGCGGGCGGCGGTGCGCGGGGCCGGGCCGGTGCGGGCGGAAGGCGGCGGACCGCCCGTCGTCACCGCCTCGCCCTCGGGACGCTGGCCGTGCTGGGCCTGGCCGTGGTGCTGGTGCCGCTCGTCGCGGGGCTCGACCAGCAGCTCGTGGACCTGCGCTCGGCCGGGCTGCCGCCCTCGCCCGCGCACCCGTTCGGCACCGACGAGGTCGGGCGCGACGTGCTGCTGCGCTGCGTCTACGGGCTGCGCGTCTCGATCCTGGTCGGCCTGGCGGCGGCGGTGGCCAGCGTGGTCATCGGCGGGCTGGTCGGGCTTGCCGCCGGCGCGGCGGGCGGCCTCGCCGACCGGCTGCTGATGCGGGTGGTGGACGGCTTCAACGCGCTGCCCCACCTGCTGTTCGGCATCTTCGTCGTGGCGCTGTCCGCCCCCGGCGCCACCGCCGTGGTGGTCTCCGTGGCCGTCACGCACTGGACGAGCGCCGCCCGGATCGTCCGCTCCGAGGTGCTGTCGCTGCGCGGGCGGCCGTTCGTGGACGCGGCGGTCTCGGGCGGGTCGGGCCGGTGGCGCATCGTGGCCCGGCACTTCCTGCCCAACCTGGCGCCGCATCTGCTGCTGGCCACCGTGCTGATGATCCCGCACGCGATCTGGCACGAGACCGCGCTCAGCTTCCTCGGCCTCGGGCTGCCGCCGCACCTGGCCTCGCTCGGGAACATGATCAACGACGGGCAGCGGTCGCTGCTGGCGGGCGACTGGTGGTCCAGCCTGTTTCCCGGGCTGCTCATCCTGGTGCCGACGCTGGCGGTGTCGTCGCTGGCCCAGTACGTACGTGACCGCGCCAATCCGCGCTGGAGATCGGAGCTGAGCCTGTGA
- a CDS encoding ABC transporter ATP-binding protein, with the protein MLRVDGLSVRFHLPGAEVHAVTDARFELREGRCLALVGESGCGKSVMAHALLGLLPGNATVTGHAWLDAGDHDAANVGSRPAAGAGPGARSVGGAGALDLVAAPEKVLARRVRGRLIGLIPQSPAAHLTPVRTARAQLDETLRELGRTESADTLAARAGLRPQDLDRYPHQLSGGMAQRVANALALAGDPPLIVADEPTTGLDRPLVDATMAELRRLCDEGRAVLVITHDLRAAERVADEIAVMYASRIVELSQAGPFFSGPLHPYARGLLDALPTRRFVPVPGRPPELTRLPDGCAFLPRCDRATAACEEQPLMNEKRVACHHA; encoded by the coding sequence ATGCTGCGCGTGGACGGGCTGTCGGTGCGCTTCCACCTGCCCGGTGCCGAGGTGCACGCCGTCACCGACGCCCGGTTCGAGCTGCGGGAGGGGCGGTGCCTGGCGCTGGTGGGGGAGTCGGGCTGCGGCAAGTCGGTGATGGCCCACGCCCTGCTCGGCCTCCTGCCGGGCAACGCCACCGTCACGGGCCACGCCTGGCTGGACGCGGGCGACCACGACGCCGCGAACGTGGGCTCCCGCCCTGCCGCCGGCGCCGGGCCCGGGGCCCGCTCTGTCGGCGGTGCCGGTGCTCTTGATCTTGTCGCGGCGCCGGAGAAGGTGCTCGCGCGGCGGGTGCGCGGGCGGCTCATCGGGCTCATCCCGCAGAGCCCCGCCGCGCATCTCACCCCGGTGCGCACCGCCCGCGCCCAGCTCGACGAGACGCTGCGGGAGCTCGGCCGTACCGAGAGCGCCGACACGCTGGCCGCCCGGGCCGGGCTGCGCCCGCAGGACCTGGACCGCTACCCGCACCAGCTCTCCGGCGGGATGGCGCAGCGCGTCGCCAACGCGCTCGCCCTGGCCGGCGACCCGCCGCTGATCGTCGCCGACGAGCCCACCACCGGCCTGGACCGCCCGCTCGTGGACGCGACCATGGCCGAGCTGCGCCGCCTGTGCGACGAGGGCCGCGCGGTGCTGGTCATCACGCACGACCTGCGTGCCGCCGAGCGGGTGGCCGACGAGATCGCCGTCATGTACGCCAGCCGCATCGTCGAGCTGTCGCAGGCCGGGCCGTTCTTCTCCGGCCCGCTCCACCCGTACGCGCGCGGCCTGCTGGACGCCCTGCCCACGCGCCGTTTCGTCCCCGTCCCCGGCCGCCCGCCGGAGCTCACCCGGCTGCCGGACGGCTGCGCCTTCCTGCCCCGCTGCGACCGGGCCACCGCCGCCTGCGAGGAACAGCCGCTGATGAACGAGAAGAGGGTGGCCTGTCACCATGCCTGA
- a CDS encoding ABC transporter ATP-binding protein, with amino-acid sequence MPETHGLHAHGITVSFGRHRVLEEASLSILPGEVLGLAGPSGCGKSTLARVLALLLKPTAGTVTLDGDPVTGWRHRAPRRTAIGLIFQQPRLAVDRRFTLFDVVAEPLRAAGRPLDRARELADELGLTPELFGRRPHKVSDGQLQRACVARALTLEPRYLICDEMTTMLDASTQAHLVGRIEAYRERTGAGVLAISHDAELLHRWADGNVRDWRQPAPAPATH; translated from the coding sequence ATGCCTGAGACCCACGGCCTCCACGCCCACGGCATCACCGTCTCCTTCGGCCGCCACCGCGTGCTGGAGGAAGCGTCGCTGTCGATACTCCCCGGCGAGGTGCTCGGCCTGGCCGGGCCCAGCGGATGCGGCAAGTCGACGCTGGCCCGGGTGCTGGCCCTGCTCCTGAAACCCACGGCGGGCACGGTCACCCTGGACGGCGACCCGGTGACGGGCTGGCGGCACCGGGCGCCGCGGCGTACCGCGATCGGCCTGATCTTCCAGCAGCCCCGCCTCGCCGTGGACCGCCGCTTCACGCTCTTCGACGTGGTCGCCGAGCCGCTGCGCGCGGCCGGGCGGCCCCTGGACCGGGCCCGCGAGCTGGCCGACGAGCTGGGCCTGACCCCCGAGCTGTTCGGCCGCCGGCCGCACAAGGTGTCGGACGGGCAGCTCCAGCGGGCCTGCGTCGCGCGGGCGCTGACCCTGGAGCCGCGCTACCTCATCTGCGACGAGATGACCACCATGCTGGACGCCTCGACGCAGGCCCACCTGGTGGGGCGGATCGAGGCGTACCGAGAGCGTACGGGGGCGGGGGTGCTGGCCATCAGCCACGACGCCGAGCTGCTGCACCGCTGGGCGGACGGCAACGTCCGCGACTGGCGGCAACCGGCTCCCGCCCCGGCCACCCACTGA
- a CDS encoding MDR family MFS transporter: MTTTSAQPEPAAATPTSRRKVLQALSGLMVGMFVSILASTVVANALPRIITDLQGTQTVYTWIVTTELLAMTATVPLWGKMADLYSKKLLIQLSLGLFVVGSLIAGLTPNVEILIVSRVVQGVGAGGMTALSMVVMAAMIPPRELGRYSGIFGAVFGIGTVAGPLIGGVLVDTSWLGWRWCFLLGVPFTIVAIILLQRTLDLPVVRREVKVDYLGALLITVGVSTLLIWSSLAGNQFEWGSWWTAGLVGGGVIVLALAILVESRAAEPIIPLSIFRNRTVALATVASALVGVAMFGGTVFLSQYFQVALGKSPTVAGLMSLPMVFGLLISSTVAGQLITKTGRWKGFLVAGGVVMLGGMGLLSTIDGQTGTVLLGVYMAVLGIGVGMLMQNLVLAAQNDVPAADLGSTTSVLTFFRSMGGTIGVSALGAVLANRVTTLLAEKLGPMAGAGAGGGDAHAVPDISKLPAPVVRVVQDVYATATAELFLIGVPLTVLAVIAVLFIKEKPLATLSGEERLARENAAAAGH; this comes from the coding sequence ATGACAACCACCAGCGCGCAGCCCGAGCCCGCGGCCGCGACGCCCACGTCCAGACGCAAGGTCCTGCAAGCGCTGTCGGGGCTGATGGTGGGCATGTTCGTGTCCATCCTGGCCTCGACCGTCGTGGCCAACGCACTGCCCCGCATCATCACCGACCTGCAGGGCACGCAGACCGTCTACACCTGGATCGTCACCACCGAGTTGCTGGCCATGACGGCCACGGTGCCGCTCTGGGGCAAGATGGCCGACCTCTACAGCAAGAAGCTGCTGATCCAGCTCTCGCTGGGGTTGTTCGTGGTCGGCTCGCTGATCGCGGGCCTGACGCCGAACGTGGAGATCCTCATCGTCAGCCGCGTCGTCCAGGGCGTCGGCGCGGGCGGCATGACCGCCCTGTCGATGGTGGTGATGGCGGCCATGATCCCGCCGCGCGAGCTGGGCCGCTACTCCGGCATCTTCGGTGCCGTGTTCGGCATCGGCACCGTGGCGGGGCCGCTCATCGGCGGCGTGCTGGTGGACACCTCCTGGCTCGGCTGGCGCTGGTGCTTCCTGCTCGGCGTGCCGTTCACGATCGTGGCCATCATCCTGCTTCAGCGCACCCTCGACCTGCCGGTGGTGCGCAGGGAGGTCAAGGTCGACTACCTGGGCGCGCTGCTCATCACGGTCGGCGTCTCCACGCTGCTGATCTGGTCGTCGCTGGCGGGTAACCAGTTCGAGTGGGGCTCCTGGTGGACGGCCGGGCTCGTCGGCGGCGGCGTCATCGTCCTCGCGCTGGCCATTCTGGTGGAGTCGCGGGCGGCCGAGCCGATCATCCCGCTGTCCATCTTCAGGAACCGCACCGTCGCCCTCGCCACCGTGGCCAGCGCGCTGGTCGGTGTGGCCATGTTCGGCGGTACGGTCTTCCTGTCGCAGTACTTCCAGGTGGCGCTCGGCAAGTCCCCGACGGTCGCCGGTCTGATGAGCCTGCCGATGGTCTTCGGCCTGCTGATCTCCTCGACCGTGGCGGGCCAGCTCATCACCAAGACCGGCCGGTGGAAGGGCTTCCTGGTGGCCGGCGGCGTCGTCATGCTCGGCGGGATGGGCCTGCTCAGCACCATCGACGGGCAGACCGGCACGGTGCTGCTCGGTGTCTACATGGCGGTGCTCGGCATCGGCGTCGGCATGCTCATGCAGAACCTGGTGCTCGCCGCCCAGAACGACGTGCCCGCCGCCGACCTCGGCTCCACCACCTCGGTGCTGACCTTCTTCCGCAGCATGGGCGGCACGATCGGCGTCAGCGCCCTGGGCGCCGTCCTGGCCAACCGGGTCACCACGCTGCTGGCGGAGAAGCTCGGGCCGATGGCCGGTGCCGGGGCTGGTGGGGGTGACGCGCACGCCGTGCCCGACATCTCCAAGCTGCCCGCTCCGGTCGTCCGGGTCGTCCAGGACGTGTACGCGACGGCGACGGCCGAGCTGTTCCTCATCGGCGTGCCGCTCACCGTGCTGGCGGTCATCGCGGTGCTCTTCATCAAGGAGAAGCCGCTGGCCACGCTGTCGGGCGAGGAGCGGCTGGCCCGCGAGAACGCCGCGGCTGCCGGTCACTGA